A section of the Triticum dicoccoides isolate Atlit2015 ecotype Zavitan chromosome 7A, WEW_v2.0, whole genome shotgun sequence genome encodes:
- the LOC119330595 gene encoding GDSL esterase/lipase APG-like — MGVRCLLLLAVLLLAGDHGGEAQPLVPGVFTFGDSSVDIGNNDYLHTLIKADFPPYGRDFPNRVATGRFCNGKLATDITADTLGFTSYPPAYLSPQASGKNLLIGANFASAGSGYYDHTALMYHAIPFSQQLEYFREYQSKLTAFAGSSQAKSIISGSLYIVSFGASDFVQNYYINPLLFKTQTVDQFSDRLVSIFVNSATQLYGMGARRIAVTTLPPLGCLPAAITLFGHGSTSCVSRLNSDSQRFNGKMSAAVSSLSKRYHDLKIAVFDIYTPLFSLVTSPGDQGFTEANRGCCGTGKVEFTVFLCNPKSVGTCSNASTYVFWDAVHPSEAANQVIADALLVTGIDLVT, encoded by the exons ATGGGGGTGAGGTGCCTGCTGCTCCTGGCTGTGCTCCTCTTGGCTGGGGATCATGGCGGGGAGGCGCAGCCGCTCGTGCCCGGGGTCTTCACGTTCGGCGACTCGTCGGTGGATATAggtaacaacgactacctccacacccTCATCAAGGCGGACTTCCCTCCCTACGGCAGGGACTTCCCCAACCGCGTGGCCACCGGGAGGTTTTGCAACGGCAAGCTGGCCACCGACATCACTG CTGATACACTGGGGTTCACGAGCTACCCGCCCGCGTATCTCAGCCCGCAGGCGTCAGGGAAGAACCTTCTGATCGGCGCCAACTTCGCATCTGCTGGATCAGGCTACTACGATCACACCGCGCTTATGTAT CATGCCATCCCTTTCTCCCAACAACTGGAGTACTTCAGGGAGTACCAATCCAAGCTGACGGCGTTCGCTGGGAGCAGCCAGGCCAAGTCCATCATCAGTGGCTCATTGTACATCGTCAGCTTCGGTGCAAGTGACTTTGTGCAGAACTACTACATCAACCCTCTGCTCTTCAAGACCCAGACCGTCGACCAGTTCTCGGACCGGCTCGTCAGCATCTTCGTCAACAGCGCGACG CAACTTTACGGCATGGGAGCGCGGCGCATCGCGGTGACCACGCTGCCGCCCCTGGGCTGCCTCCCCGCGGCGATCACGCTGTTCGGGCACGGGAGCACCAGTTGCGTGTCGAGGCTCAACAGCGACTCCCAGCGGTTCAACGGGAAGATGAGCGCGGCCGTCAGCTCGCTGTCGAAGCGGTACCACGACCTCAAGATCGCCGTCTTTGACATCTACACGCCGCTCTTCAGCCTCGTCACCTCTCCTGGAGATCAAG GGTTCACGGAGGCGAACCGGGGATGCTGCGGGACGGGAAAGGTGGAGTTCACGGTGTTCCTCTGCAACCCCAAGTCGGTGGGGACGTGCTCGAACGCGTCAACCTACGTGTTCTGGGACGCCGTCCACCCGTCGGAGGCGGCCAACCAAGTGATCGCCGACGCCCTCCTCGTCACTGGCATCGACCTCGTCACATAA